In Synergistaceae bacterium, the genomic window AGAATGACACATCTGACTGACCTAGAAATTCTTGACACCTACAATGCTCAAGTGCGGGGCATTTGCAATTACTATGCGCTGGCAAGCAATTACTGCAAGCTGTCATATTTTGTCTACCTCATGGAATATAGCTGTCTGAAGACTTTAGCAGCAAAACATAAATCTAGTGTTGCTAAAATATATGCCAAGTACCGACAGGGAAGCACATGGGGTATACCATACGAAAGCAAGAAAGGCAAAAAGATAAAAATGCATGTAAGGCTTAAAGATTGCCACCGCTCAAGTGCATATGACGGTGAAGTGAGCATTGACGTAGACCAAGTACGCACAAAATATCACAACACGAACGTTAATACGCTTGATGCAAGGCTAAAGGCAAATACATGCGAGCTTTGTGGCAGGAGTGGCGGAGATACGCAATACGAAATCCACCACGTGAACAAAGTGAAAAACCTTTCAGGGCGTACGCTATGGGAAAAAGTCATGATTGCCAGAAGACGCAAAACACTTGTTGTGTGCAAAGAATGCCACCAAAAGATACATCAACAAAGCAGTAAAAAAAAGGCGTAATTAGAGTAAATGGCGAGCCGTATACATTGAGAAGTGTAAGTACGGTTCTGAGAGAGGTTTGTGCAAACCTACTGTAGAAATACAGCAAGGCGGCACTTACCTACTCTACATCGGCAATGAAGGCATTTCCATCATCGAGAATGCTGACAGACTCGGCATTCCCATTCTCGGCTTTATTCGCGACAGATTCCTCAATATGAAGAAGCTGAATAAAAATAAGGTTTCCGCATGAAGTGTCAGCTTATACACGACCACTTTCAGAACTTCCGCTCTTACGGTCTCCCGAAAGCACAGTTCATCATCGCCGACATTCTTTACAACTTTTCGGGGGACTTCTACGCCTCACGGCATAGCTGGTGGAAGGACGGCAAAATTGAGAACGGTGCGAGCTGTGTCGCGGGAAAAGCTGCTTTCAATTCGGACGCTGCTTTTAATCTCACCGAGTATTTTCACTTCCGCTCGTCTTCATCAAAAGCTCTTCTCCTCAGGTTCTCAAAGCTAACATACGGATTGTAGGGGTTGTTGAGTATACTCTCGTCCTCTACCGCAACAAGCTGCCTAATTTCATGAACTCCGGCCATGACTCCGGGATTTTCCATCCGTGAGCGTCAAATATATCCTTGTTGTAGTCTGAGATGTCCGCAAGCAGTTCCGCGTCCTGAAAGTTTGAGTACTTTACCTCTCCTCCGATCCCGATAATGTCCGGGTAATTCTCGCGTATGAATCTCGTCTTGAGAATCGTAATCGGCTCATTAGGTGAATAGTTGTGAGGTGAATAGCCGAGAAGCTCGAACACGGTTATTTTTGTGTCAAACGGTGCTGTGAGTTTGCAGAGTAATTCGGCCTTAGCGTTAATGAATTTCATTTGCGGCGAACCTATGAACCCCGCCACGAAAATATTATCCGGCTTGTTGTACAGCACTGTAAGCGATGCAGCCTTCTGCACGCTTCCGTCTTTCATGACAACGATACGGATACCGAGCGTCGTTGCTTCCGTCTGGTCGTGCGTAACGTAAATTATTGTCGCGCCGAGTCTGTCGTGCAGCTTTGCGATTTCGGCTCTCATCCATCAGGAAGACTTGCGGATTACTGACGATTGCGCGTCCCATTGCGACTCTCTGACGCTGACCCCTGACAGCTGAGACTGTCTGCGGTCTAAAACTTTCTCAAGCTACAAGATTCTCGCGGCTTCCTTCACGGCGTTGTTGACTTGGGACTCTAGCAATACGGCCTCGAAGCGAGCGAACCCGGACATTCTTTCGGCTCGGCAAGAAAGAATCATATTACGTCATAAACGGGCGGGGGACTCTTTATTCCGATGACGTTCGCGACCGCACTAGGACATTCAGAATCAATTCGGGCGAAGGATTGACGGACTCAGGGTGAAACAGGCTTTAGAGTCCGCCGGATTCACTCATGAAGAACCCGTATACAGGACTCATTTCCCGGACTTGAGAGAGAATTTGCGCGATGAGATGTTATTCATTGTCGACAATAATAACGCTTCACAGTTTGAGCTTCTCGGACAACTTTATATGTTCGTGGACATTCCCACACGTTCAGCGGAAAACGCCTGCGAGATTTCTACATGCGCGAGGCAGTCTCATACATTGAGAGCAATTATCAGCGTTATGTTACTGTTGAGGAAATAGCCGGAGCGTTGAGGCTCAAAAGTAGTTATTACGGAGTCTCCCCGCGTGAATGGAGGAACAATCATAAATTAACCTGAAAGGGAGTTTTACGGATGATATTGCGGCCTTTCAGGTTTTTCATTCAGTGTATCCTGCGGCTGTCAGCTATAATACTTAATACCCAGAAAGCATCAGCCAGTAGTATAGCCAACCCGAACCACGGCGCGGCTCTGAGGGCGGAAAAAGTTTCTGCTCTCAGAATATAGGAGCTTGCAAACACAAGAAATATTCCGTAAGCAAAACGCAGGCTCTTTGCGGGACGGCAGAAGAAAATCAACGCTACCAGCAGAATAATTACAGCTCCGAACGATATATACGGCATAGCCTCCGAGGTAAATACATTATTCAGAAGCCAGGCATTTTTGAGGACTAAATAGCGGTGCATACCCATTTTCATCCCAGCGAAATATTCCGCAACACAGCACGCAGGCAAAGCAGCGAACACTAAGAGAACAGAAACAATTTCAGAAAAACGCCTCATAGTATTTCCTACTTGTACTGCGGTTTCTGATCTCCGAACATAACAGGATTCGAGGGATCATTTGACCATTCGCACCAGCCGCCGTCATACAAAGATATATCAGGCCAGCCCAGCACGACAAACTCAAAATTAACTTCAGCGGCTCTCCAGCCCGTTCCGCAGAATGTCGCTATCTTGTTTTCCGGGTGAATGCCCCATTCATTCCACAGCTGTGTGATTTCGATCCCGTTCCGCATTGTTCCATCGATATTCTCAAAGTCCGGCAGGGTCTGCGCGTCAGGCCCGCAATGCCCCCAGACATCGCCGGAAATACGCCCTTTGCGCTCAAGCCACGCATAGCCGGAAGTTTCACCGATCTGTTCAGGCCATGAACGAATACTCACAAGCCGCCCGTTAGAGTCCGCGAGGATTGCTTTTGCTTCTTCTGTGCCGATAACGAGATTTTTGTTGCCGGGCACTGAAGCTCCAAAATCTTTCACGGGGCTTTTTGGTGTTGACTCTTTTGTTACGGGAAGCCCTGCCATTTCCCACGCGCTGAACCCTCCGTCAAGAAGCCTCACATCCTCAACTCCGCAGTACATCAAAATCCATGC contains:
- a CDS encoding group II intron reverse transcriptase/maturase produces the protein RMTHLTDLEILDTYNAQVRGICNYYALASNYCKLSYFVYLMEYSCLKTLAAKHKSSVAKIYAKYRQGSTWGIPYESKKGKKIKMHVRLKDCHRSSAYDGEVSIDVDQVRTKYHNTNVNTLDARLKANTCELCGRSGGDTQYEIHHVNKVKNLSGRTLWEKVMIARRRKTLVVCKECHQKIHQQSSKKKA
- a CDS encoding phage holin family protein, whose protein sequence is MCKPTVEIQQGGTYLLYIGNEGISIIENADRLGIPILGFIRDRFLNMKKLNKNKVSA